The DNA window GTGTGCTGTCGCCTCCCTGCCGGAGTTCCCGGCACAGCGCGATCCCCGACCCATCGGGCAGCGCCACATCGAGCACGATCACCCCCACGGCTCCCTCTGCGAGCCGCACGCGGGCCTCCTCGGCCGTCGCAGCCGCGGCGACTTCGTGCCCGTCCCGCCGCAAGCTGCGCACGAGCAGGTCGCGCACCTCTTCGTGGTCGTCGACGATCAGCACCCACATGGGTGCTGGATAGCACGCGCATCGAGGGCCAGATCGCCTGCGTTTTCTCCGTTCAGGTGGCGTTCAGGCGCACCTGGTTTGCTCCCGTCCATGCCCTCCGCGCCCGCAGCCTCGGCTGCGCTCGCCTCCGATGCTGCATCCACGGCGCCCACGCGCTCCACGACACCGCTGCGCTCCCCCGAGCCCGCGCGCGCCCCCGTGACGCCCAGGCAGCCCACGCCCCTCGCCAGGCCAGGAGGCGCCGCCATGGCCTTCGCGTGCCTCGTCGTGCTGGGCCCCCTGCTCCTCGGCTGCACTGCGACCTCGCCGTACGATCGCGACTGGATCGCCGCCGAACTCCAGCGCACGACACGACATGCCCTGGGCGATGCCACACGCCCCCCTTCACTCCCGCCCGGAGTGAAGCAGGCCAGCGCGATCGGCGAGGACGACGCGGTCGCCATCGCCCTCTGGAACAGCGCCGCCTTCGGCGCCGAGCTCGCTCAGCTCGGCGCCTCGCAGGCCGATCTCGCCGAGGCGGGCGCGCTGCCCAACCCGACCCTCTCGGTCCTGTTCCCCATCGGCCCCCGCCAGCTCGAGCTGACCTTGCTCGCGCCGATCTCGGCGCTCATCCAGCGCCCCTACCGCGTCGACGCCGCACGGCTCGACGTCGAGCGCGTCGCCCGGGGGCTGGTGCAGCGCGGCCTCGACCTGGCGCGAGACGCACGGCTCGCCTGGATCGACGTCGAGGCCGCCCGAGGCCGCGCCGAAGCCCGCAGGCAGCTCGCCGGCACGTGGAAGGAGGTCGCCCGCATCACCCACTCCCGCCTCGATGCGGGAGATGCGCCCGA is part of the Chondromyces crocatus genome and encodes:
- a CDS encoding TolC family protein, with translation MPSAPAASAALASDAASTAPTRSTTPLRSPEPARAPVTPRQPTPLARPGGAAMAFACLVVLGPLLLGCTATSPYDRDWIAAELQRTTRHALGDATRPPSLPPGVKQASAIGEDDAVAIALWNSAAFGAELAQLGASQADLAEAGALPNPTLSVLFPIGPRQLELTLLAPISALIQRPYRVDAARLDVERVARGLVQRGLDLARDARLAWIDVEAARGRAEARRQLAGTWKEVARITHSRLDAGDAPEFESTTAEADAVDAFDQSERAGTELSAALERLRLTLGLADTALGQHLGTRAAPVDETPPAEETSLLTSAAAARPDVRAAELRIEAAGERLGWEKSKIFNLLGRLDVKPVGTLGGPPLVPLPGGQIDLPIFNWNPGGRGRAEAEIETAALQYQLLRQSVATDIRLARLQLVQALASLHRFRETILPLLERAADIALQSFENGAESYLVVLDATRRLGDGRVRLVDFEADVRRARAHLERHLGRKQHAR